The genome window GGCAAATTACACCGACACTGGAAATCCGCCAGATTTTTGACCGGCTGAAACCGGATCGCCTCTACATTTCCAGTACCATGATTTCTGATCCGGAATCTTTCCGCGAAGAATTTTTGAACCTGTGCAATACCTGCCAATCGTATGGCGTACATGTGTTTGTCGGCGGGCAGGGTTTCAGCAATTTCAATTACGAACATCCGGCGGTTTTCAAACGCCTGACAACCTTTGAGCAAGTTTATAAAATTTAGCGAATGGCAACAACTTTCGCCCATTTTTTGGCAGCGACGCTTTTTTCGCTGCCTTTTTTATTGCTATTCGGCGCGAAAAATTAGACATCTGCGACAGCTTTTTCAATATTTGAGAAACGGAGGAAACCATGCATCTCAACAAAAACAATTATTTGATAATCGGTGGAAATTCAGGAATCGGATTGGCGCTGGCAAGGCAGTTGCGCGAACGCGAGGCGAATATCTGGCTGGCATCGCGTAACCAGAAAGATGCAGCAGACAGCCTGAACGCACCGCACTTATCGCTGGATGTCACCGGCGAAACGCTCGGAACTTTGGCGGATTTTGTGCCGGAGCAACTGCATGGCATTGCCTACTGCCCCGGAACCATCACCCTCAAACCGTTCCCACGATTGAACATCGCCGATTTCCAGAACGATATGGAAGTAAATTTATTTGGCGCAGTGAAAGTGATTCAGGCGGTTTTGCCGATGTTGAAAAAAGGTGCACCGGCGTCAATCGTTATGTTTAGCACCGTTGCTTCGCTGGCGGGAATGAATTTTCATGCGTCGATTGCCGCGGCAAAAGCGGCAGTGGAAGGATTTGCCAAATCGCTGGCAGCTGAATTTGCGGGGGCGAATATTCGCGTCAATGTGATTGCACCGTCCATCACCGAAACGCCGTTGGCCGGGCATTTGCTCAATAACGAACACAAAGTTGAGGCTTCAAAAAACCGGCATCCCATCAAAAAAATTGGTGCGCCGGACGATGTCGCCAGCCTTGCGGCATATTTGCTGTCGCCGGAATCCGGCTGGATAACCGGGCAGGTTATCGCGGTTGACGGCGGATTATCCGCCCTGCGTCCGCTGTAAATTTTTCCGGAATTTTGCTCACGGTTTGCCGAAAAATCGCCGGTAAACCGGCGAGCGATAGCGGAATTGCGCATATAAAACGGGGAATAAAAGGTAGGTGAGCAGCGAAAATCGCCCCTCAAATGTAATGTCGTCGATGATTCGGGCGCCGTTTTCCCGGCGCAAAATGCGATGGAGATGCCGCCATTTCTTCAGAAAAAATGGCAGCGAAACGCCTTCGTCAACAAAATAAATTTCAGATTCACTCTCGCCGGTTTCGGTAATCAGGCTCACCCATTTTTGACGAAACAGCCCAAATTTCAACAAAATGTGAACTTCATCGCCTTTCGCCATGCCAAATTTCTGCAGCTCAACCGGTGGGAACGGCGGATTTAGCGCCAAAAATAATTCGCGGCTAAATCCCGCAAAAACAGTGCGATAGTCCTGCCGAACATCTGTTTCAATTATCAATTTCATCCGTCAGCAATCAGCCGGCTAAATCCACATGATTTACCCACTGCTGCAAATTCAGCATGTGCCCGGATTTATCGGCTTTGGTGTGCAAATACTGTTCGTTAAACGGATTCGGCTCAATTTCCAGCGGCAACCGTTTGGCGACTTCGATGCCGTATTTTTCCACACCGTTAATTTTGTTCGGGTTGTTGGTGATCAGCTCAATGCGATTCACACCGAGATGGTGGAGCATTGCTGCGGCAACGTCGTATCGCCGTAAATCATCTGCAAAACCGAGTTTGTGATTGGCTTCCACGGTATCGTAACCGGTTTCCTGCAAGGCATACGCCCGTATTTTATTGCCAAGTCCTATGCCCCGCCCTTCCTGCCGCATGTATAAAACGATGCCGTTTTCATTATCCGAAATATATTTGAGCGCGGTTTGCAATTGCTCCCGGCAATCACATTTCAGCGAACCCAACACCTCGCTGGTCAAACATTCGGAATGAATGCGCACAGGCACGGTT of Calditrichia bacterium contains these proteins:
- a CDS encoding SDR family oxidoreductase, whose product is MHLNKNNYLIIGGNSGIGLALARQLREREANIWLASRNQKDAADSLNAPHLSLDVTGETLGTLADFVPEQLHGIAYCPGTITLKPFPRLNIADFQNDMEVNLFGAVKVIQAVLPMLKKGAPASIVMFSTVASLAGMNFHASIAAAKAAVEGFAKSLAAEFAGANIRVNVIAPSITETPLAGHLLNNEHKVEASKNRHPIKKIGAPDDVASLAAYLLSPESGWITGQVIAVDGGLSALRPL
- the ribA gene encoding GTP cyclohydrolase II; the encoded protein is MKQSLVDSVSIYAKTNLPTLFGDFKVYVFHNTIDHKEHLAIVKGDPAKQKTVPVRIHSECLTSEVLGSLKCDCREQLQTALKYISDNENGIVLYMRQEGRGIGLGNKIRAYALQETGYDTVEANHKLGFADDLRRYDVAAAMLHHLGVNRIELITNNPNKINGVEKYGIEVAKRLPLEIEPNPFNEQYLHTKADKSGHMLNLQQWVNHVDLAG